The following are from one region of the Cetobacterium somerae genome:
- a CDS encoding methyltransferase domain-containing protein — MVKKMNFDKQFKNYDQNAVTQKKVAKKLLTFIDKSKKYDTILELGCGTGIFTKTLCENLNFTHLDLNDIFNTQDFFSNISYRDFFVENMETLTIKNYSLIVSSSAFQWVENLENLIYKTSKNTSHLVFSIYSKGNLVEIFNHFGVSLDYKSTKEIYQILKKYYTFVEFQEDEFTLEFSTPLKALKHLKETGVTGFSSSNYSLTKSFKSTVLTYKVSYFSCKN, encoded by the coding sequence TTGGTAAAGAAAATGAATTTTGATAAGCAATTTAAAAATTATGACCAAAATGCAGTTACTCAAAAAAAAGTAGCTAAAAAACTTTTAACATTTATTGATAAATCCAAAAAATATGATACTATTTTAGAGTTAGGATGTGGTACAGGAATTTTTACTAAAACTCTCTGTGAAAATTTAAATTTCACTCATTTGGATTTAAATGATATTTTTAATACTCAAGATTTTTTTTCAAATATATCATACAGAGATTTTTTTGTTGAAAATATGGAAACACTAACAATAAAAAATTATTCTTTAATTGTTTCTAGTTCAGCTTTTCAATGGGTTGAAAACTTAGAAAATCTCATTTATAAAACTTCTAAAAATACTTCACATTTAGTTTTCTCTATATATTCAAAGGGAAATTTAGTTGAAATTTTTAATCATTTTGGAGTATCTTTAGATTATAAAAGTACCAAAGAGATTTATCAAATTTTAAAAAAATACTATACTTTTGTTGAATTTCAAGAGGATGAGTTTACTCTAGAGTTTTCTACTCCTCTAAAAGCTTTAAAACATTTAAAAGAGACTGGAGTAACTGGCTTTTCAAGCTCTAACTATTCTTTAACAAAAAGTTTTAAATCTACAGTATTAACATATAAAGTAAGTTATTTTTCTTGTAAAAATTAA
- a CDS encoding helix-turn-helix transcriptional regulator: MQLTERQREIVEIIKKNGPITGDEIAKMIYITRSALRTDFSILKKMSIIKSKQKVGYTYNEAFVESNNKTLVKHIMGMPITIDESYSVYKTVLLMFEKDIGTIFITKDGNLSGIVSRKDLLRIAIGKRDIEQIPINLIMTRMPNIVFSTEDETIEDCVKKIIEHQIDSVPVVRITEKNGKEIYKVVGRFTKTNVSKLLLDILENKNKEKSE, translated from the coding sequence ATGCAGTTAACGGAAAGACAAAGAGAGATTGTAGAGATAATTAAAAAAAATGGGCCTATAACAGGAGATGAAATAGCTAAGATGATATATATTACTAGATCAGCTCTGAGAACAGATTTTTCAATTTTAAAGAAAATGTCAATAATAAAATCAAAGCAAAAAGTAGGATATACCTACAATGAAGCTTTTGTAGAATCAAATAATAAAACACTAGTAAAACATATAATGGGAATGCCAATAACTATAGATGAAAGCTATTCAGTTTACAAAACAGTACTTCTTATGTTTGAAAAAGATATAGGAACAATATTTATAACAAAGGATGGGAATCTTTCGGGTATTGTTTCAAGAAAAGATTTGCTTAGAATCGCTATTGGGAAAAGAGATATCGAGCAAATACCAATAAATCTTATAATGACAAGAATGCCTAACATAGTATTTTCTACAGAGGATGAGACAATAGAGGACTGTGTGAAAAAAATAATTGAACATCAGATAGACTCAGTACCTGTTGTTAGAATAACAGAGAAGAATGGAAAGGAGATATATAAAGTAGTTGGGAGATTTACTAAAACAAATGTGAGTAAATTACTACTTGATATATTAGAAAATAAGAATAAGGAAAAAAGTGAATAG
- a CDS encoding pyridoxal-phosphate-dependent aminotransferase family protein gives MLFYRPNYLMMTAGPTTVSGNTLHARSKVFGNPDLDPDFLSYYKFVCHRLRNFIGSDHSKILIMSGEGMLGLDSACASLTEKGDRVLVISNGFFGEGFKELIEPYGGEVTVFESSWKKSIDLETLKDFLEKDSDFKYATVIHCDTPSGLLNDIGPVCQLLKSKGILTVVDTVAALGGVDFRMDEWNIDIMLSASQKVFSAAPGLTIVAVSNDAWYAMENRTTPIPSFYCNLLHWKNIEEKKSFPYTMPASDIISLGTAIDNLLSETLFRVFDRHEEMRDLCIERLKDLGCSLYLESNFSPTVTAFYPPEGIRAEDLLVHLRTKYNILLSGSYGPLAGKVIRIGHMGENAREDRVRFTLDCLEKAIIDLK, from the coding sequence ATGCTATTTTACAGACCTAACTACCTAATGATGACCGCTGGGCCTACTACTGTTTCAGGAAATACTTTACATGCAAGAAGTAAGGTATTCGGAAACCCCGATCTTGATCCTGACTTTTTAAGTTATTATAAATTTGTTTGTCATAGACTTAGAAATTTTATTGGATCAGATCATTCTAAAATTCTTATAATGAGTGGAGAAGGAATGCTTGGTTTGGATTCAGCTTGTGCTTCTCTTACTGAAAAGGGAGATAGAGTTCTTGTTATCTCTAATGGGTTCTTTGGAGAAGGTTTTAAAGAACTTATTGAGCCTTATGGTGGGGAAGTTACTGTCTTTGAATCAAGTTGGAAGAAATCAATTGATTTAGAAACTCTTAAAGATTTTCTAGAAAAAGACTCTGATTTTAAATATGCTACAGTAATACATTGTGATACTCCTAGTGGACTTCTTAATGATATTGGTCCTGTGTGTCAACTTCTAAAGTCTAAAGGTATTTTAACTGTAGTTGATACAGTTGCAGCTCTTGGTGGAGTTGACTTTAGAATGGATGAATGGAATATTGACATTATGCTGTCTGCATCTCAAAAAGTTTTCTCAGCTGCTCCAGGTCTTACGATAGTTGCTGTTAGTAATGACGCTTGGTATGCAATGGAAAATAGAACAACTCCTATTCCATCTTTTTATTGTAATTTATTACACTGGAAAAATATAGAGGAAAAAAAATCTTTTCCTTATACTATGCCAGCTAGTGATATTATCAGTTTAGGAACTGCTATTGATAATCTACTATCTGAAACTTTATTTAGAGTGTTTGATAGACACGAGGAAATGAGAGATCTTTGTATTGAAAGACTTAAAGACCTTGGGTGCTCTCTATATTTAGAATCTAATTTCTCACCTACAGTTACAGCTTTTTATCCTCCTGAAGGAATAAGAGCAGAGGATTTATTAGTTCATCTAAGAACCAAATATAATATTCTACTTTCTGGATCTTATGGTCCTCTAGCTGGAAAGGTTATTAGAATTGGACATATGGGTGAAAATGCTCGTGAAGACAGAGTTAGATTTACTCTTGATTGTTTAGAAAAAGCTATCATAGATTTAAAATAA
- a CDS encoding aminotransferase class I/II-fold pyridoxal phosphate-dependent enzyme — MLKEKIKKELENFKDENRFRKLTTLNQDFLNLSSNDYMGFGNNTLLIEEFYKKYPNLGLSSCSSRLISGSYPLVMKLEELAESIYKKPVLFFNSGFDCNCCVIETFCDEKTLVISDKLNHASIHDGILHSKATLLRYRHLDLSHLKILLKKNKDKFENIFVISETIYSMDGDCVHLEELINLKKEFNFLLVIDEAHSFGVYSYGMAHNKNLIEYIDFLTIPLGKGGGSTGSYLICNQLYKDYIINKGRKFIYTTALPPINIAWNLFILEKMELFKDKRQYLIELQELAHSLVKKYNMNTLSTTHIISIIIGDNERLDKITNYLKEKKYFVYGVKEPTVPKGTSRIRIGLSPSLSKDNIIDFFQELNYALNTFF, encoded by the coding sequence ATGTTAAAAGAAAAAATAAAAAAAGAGTTAGAAAATTTTAAAGATGAAAATCGTTTTAGAAAATTAACTACATTGAATCAAGATTTTTTAAATCTTTCATCTAATGATTACATGGGATTTGGCAATAATACACTTTTAATTGAAGAGTTTTATAAAAAATATCCAAATCTAGGACTTTCTTCTTGTTCTTCTAGATTAATTAGCGGATCATATCCTTTAGTTATGAAATTAGAAGAGCTAGCTGAAAGTATATATAAAAAGCCTGTCCTATTTTTTAATAGCGGCTTCGATTGTAACTGTTGTGTTATAGAAACATTTTGTGATGAAAAAACTTTGGTCATAAGTGATAAGTTAAATCACGCAAGTATTCACGATGGCATCTTACACAGTAAAGCAACTTTATTAAGATATAGACATCTTGATCTTAGCCATCTAAAAATACTTTTAAAAAAAAATAAAGATAAATTTGAAAATATTTTTGTTATTTCAGAAACTATCTATAGCATGGATGGAGATTGTGTCCACTTAGAAGAGCTTATTAACTTAAAAAAAGAGTTCAATTTTTTATTAGTTATTGATGAAGCTCACTCTTTTGGTGTTTACTCTTACGGAATGGCTCATAATAAAAATTTAATTGAATATATTGATTTTCTTACAATTCCTCTTGGAAAAGGTGGAGGGTCAACTGGGTCATATCTAATCTGTAATCAACTCTACAAAGATTATATCATCAATAAAGGAAGAAAATTTATTTATACTACAGCTCTTCCTCCTATTAATATAGCTTGGAATCTATTTATTTTAGAAAAAATGGAATTATTTAAAGATAAACGTCAATATCTTATTGAATTACAAGAATTAGCTCACTCTCTAGTAAAAAAATATAATATGAACACTTTATCTACAACACACATTATATCTATAATTATTGGAGATAACGAAAGATTGGATAAGATTACTAACTATTTAAAAGAAAAGAAATATTTTGTTTATGGAGTAAAAGAACCTACAGTTCCTAAGGGAACATCTAGAATTAGAATCGGCTTATCTCCTAGTTTATCAAAAGATAATATAATTGATTTTTTTCAGGAGTTAAATTATGCACTTAATACTTTTTTTTAA
- the ppdK gene encoding pyruvate, phosphate dikinase, translated as MKNIYLFNEGYGLEKMILGGKGANLVEMKKIGLPIPNGLIATTVACKNYFKNENCLSLDMIKDIKEGIKKLEIETGKEFEGENPLLVSVRSGAPVSMPGMMDTILNLGLNDNTVQKLIEKTKNEKFVYEIYLRFIEMFAEIVKGVSREKFVKIKEYSKEKTYEEIIEAFKGLYWIETGEFFPENPEEQILMAIESIFKSWNNERAKIYRQLNNIDESMGTAVVVQEMVFGNFNALSGTGVAFTRNPSTGENELFGEYLLEAQGEDIVAGIRTPYSIETMKNQLPNIYEEFLSIAKSLEKHYGDMQDIEFTIEDGKLFILQTRNGKRSPNASIKIAVDMVNENIITKEKAILMVDTELLPQVFNGTFEEADIVGKKFLGKGLPGSAGVAVGKVVLSTDKIKEGESVILVRVETSPEDIKGMSLAKGIVTVKGGATSHGAVVARGMGKCCVTGCEEIKIDSSEEFFTINGERVQEGEVISINGYNGDIYKGAIKLKMGELSEELKEFLEWCKEIKTLEVRMNADTPTDVIVGKGFGAEGIGLCRTEHMFFEDEKIWSVREMIIANTKEDRDKALEKLLELQKIDFKKMLHKLGGLPMNVRLLDPPFHEFLPKTEKDIQKLAVLLEKCPKEIESRIKELKEENPMLGHRGCRLAITFPEIYEMQARAIIESAIECKGEGGSCEIEIMIPFIGGISEFKYIKEGILKEIEKVFNEKNEKIDYKLGTMMELPRACLIANEIAEESAFFSFGTNDLTQTTYGISRDDSIKFIDHYKAKNIMKRDPFQSIDTRGVGKLIVLAKELGQSVKPNIKIGVCGEHGGDPKSIEYFNDLGFNYVSCSPFRVPIAIVAAAQSAILKRMS; from the coding sequence ATGAAAAATATTTACTTATTTAATGAAGGGTATGGTTTAGAAAAAATGATATTAGGTGGAAAGGGAGCCAACCTAGTAGAAATGAAAAAGATAGGACTGCCTATTCCAAATGGGTTAATAGCAACAACAGTAGCTTGTAAAAATTATTTTAAGAATGAGAATTGTTTATCACTAGATATGATAAAAGATATAAAAGAGGGAATAAAAAAGTTAGAAATAGAAACAGGTAAGGAATTTGAGGGAGAAAATCCTTTACTAGTTTCAGTGAGATCAGGTGCACCGGTATCTATGCCAGGAATGATGGATACTATTCTTAATTTAGGATTAAATGATAATACAGTTCAAAAATTAATTGAGAAAACTAAAAATGAAAAGTTTGTATATGAAATATATTTGAGATTTATAGAGATGTTCGCAGAAATTGTAAAAGGAGTTTCAAGAGAAAAGTTTGTAAAAATTAAAGAATATTCTAAAGAGAAAACTTATGAGGAAATAATTGAAGCTTTTAAAGGATTATACTGGATTGAAACAGGTGAGTTTTTCCCAGAGAATCCAGAGGAACAAATTTTAATGGCAATTGAATCTATCTTTAAATCTTGGAATAATGAAAGAGCAAAAATATATAGACAACTAAACAATATAGATGAAAGTATGGGGACAGCTGTTGTAGTTCAAGAAATGGTATTTGGTAATTTTAATGCGTTATCAGGAACAGGAGTAGCTTTTACAAGAAATCCATCAACAGGAGAAAATGAACTGTTTGGAGAGTATTTATTAGAAGCTCAAGGGGAAGATATTGTAGCAGGAATAAGAACACCATACTCTATTGAAACAATGAAAAATCAACTTCCAAATATTTATGAAGAATTTTTAAGTATTGCAAAATCATTAGAGAAACACTACGGAGATATGCAAGATATTGAATTTACTATAGAAGATGGAAAATTATTTATACTTCAAACAAGAAATGGAAAAAGAAGTCCAAATGCATCTATAAAAATAGCTGTAGATATGGTAAATGAAAATATAATAACTAAAGAAAAAGCTATATTAATGGTCGATACAGAATTATTACCTCAAGTTTTCAACGGGACGTTTGAGGAGGCTGATATAGTTGGAAAAAAGTTTCTAGGGAAAGGATTACCAGGTTCAGCGGGAGTAGCTGTGGGAAAAGTAGTTCTTTCCACAGACAAAATAAAAGAAGGAGAATCTGTAATTTTAGTGAGGGTGGAAACTTCCCCAGAAGATATCAAAGGCATGAGTTTAGCTAAAGGAATTGTAACTGTTAAAGGTGGAGCAACATCTCACGGAGCTGTAGTAGCTAGAGGGATGGGAAAATGTTGTGTAACAGGATGTGAGGAGATAAAAATAGATTCTAGTGAAGAGTTCTTTACTATAAATGGAGAGAGAGTTCAAGAGGGAGAGGTTATCTCTATAAATGGATATAATGGAGATATTTATAAAGGTGCCATAAAACTAAAAATGGGAGAGCTTAGTGAAGAGTTAAAAGAGTTTTTAGAATGGTGTAAAGAGATTAAGACTTTAGAAGTTAGAATGAATGCAGATACTCCAACAGATGTAATAGTTGGAAAAGGTTTTGGGGCTGAAGGGATAGGACTTTGTAGAACAGAACATATGTTTTTTGAAGATGAAAAAATCTGGAGTGTTAGAGAGATGATAATTGCTAATACAAAAGAGGATAGAGACAAAGCTTTAGAAAAACTTTTAGAACTTCAAAAAATAGATTTTAAAAAGATGTTACATAAATTAGGTGGCCTACCTATGAATGTAAGACTTTTAGATCCACCATTTCACGAGTTTTTACCTAAAACAGAGAAAGATATACAGAAACTAGCGGTGTTATTAGAAAAATGTCCAAAAGAGATTGAAAGTAGAATAAAAGAGTTAAAAGAAGAAAATCCAATGTTAGGACATAGAGGATGTAGATTGGCAATTACTTTCCCTGAGATATATGAGATGCAAGCAAGAGCTATAATAGAGTCAGCTATTGAGTGTAAAGGAGAGGGCGGGAGTTGTGAAATAGAGATAATGATACCTTTTATTGGAGGTATTAGTGAGTTTAAATATATAAAAGAGGGAATTTTAAAAGAGATTGAAAAAGTTTTTAATGAAAAAAATGAGAAGATAGATTATAAATTAGGTACTATGATGGAACTACCAAGAGCTTGTTTAATAGCTAATGAAATTGCTGAAGAGAGCGCATTTTTCTCATTTGGAACGAATGATTTAACTCAAACAACATATGGAATATCAAGAGATGACTCTATAAAGTTTATAGATCATTACAAAGCTAAAAATATAATGAAAAGAGATCCGTTCCAATCAATAGATACACGTGGAGTTGGTAAATTAATAGTTTTAGCTAAAGAGTTAGGTCAAAGCGTAAAACCAAATATAAAAATAGGAGTTTGTGGAGAACATGGGGGAGATCCTAAGAGTATTGAGTATTTCAATGACTTAGGATTTAATTATGTTAGTTGTTCACCATTTAGAGTTCCAATTGCAATAGTTGCAGCAGCACAAAGTGCCATACTAAAAAGGATGAGTTGA
- the recR gene encoding recombination mediator RecR, translating to MATKSLEILIDEFNRLPGIGRKSAVRLAFHVLEMSDQEVERFSKALKDVKETVKKCSICGNFSENDTCDICRDEFRDKNIICVVEDSRDIIPLEKTKRYKGSYHVLNGKIDPLNGMTPDKLNLKSLLERVAKEDIKEVILALNPDLEGETTALYLTKLLKTFDIKVTKIASGIPMGGNIEFADVATISRALDGRQEI from the coding sequence ATGGCAACTAAGTCATTAGAGATATTAATAGATGAATTTAATAGGTTACCTGGAATTGGAAGAAAAAGTGCGGTTAGGTTAGCATTTCATGTTTTAGAAATGTCAGATCAAGAAGTTGAGAGATTTTCAAAAGCTTTGAAAGATGTAAAAGAAACTGTAAAAAAATGTTCAATTTGTGGTAATTTTAGTGAAAATGATACTTGTGATATATGTAGAGATGAATTTAGAGATAAGAATATTATTTGCGTTGTAGAGGATAGTAGAGATATAATTCCTTTAGAAAAAACAAAAAGATATAAAGGAAGTTATCATGTTTTAAATGGTAAAATAGATCCATTAAACGGAATGACTCCGGATAAACTAAATTTAAAATCATTGTTAGAAAGAGTGGCAAAAGAAGATATAAAAGAGGTTATTCTTGCGTTAAATCCAGATTTAGAGGGAGAAACAACAGCTTTATACTTAACAAAACTCTTAAAGACATTTGATATAAAAGTAACAAAAATAGCTAGTGGGATTCCAATGGGTGGAAATATAGAATTTGCTGATGTAGCAACTATATCAAGAGCTTTAGACGGAAGACAAGAGATATAA
- a CDS encoding pimeloyl-ACP methyl esterase BioG family protein, whose product MHLILFFNGWGMDSNIVENLICDDFFEVHCLNYPYIVNNLDFSKYKKIYVIGWSFGVYYASKFLLENNELNCSSIAINGVPYIIGKYGISSKMFRFTLETLSLDNLKKFYTNMELPLEYFYKTPNLNKLKTELENILYSSPNTHYTFDKVFLGEYDRIIPYSKQLKFYEKEASTIITLQCSHYPFNVIKSWRDIIGKENEF is encoded by the coding sequence ATGCACTTAATACTTTTTTTTAACGGATGGGGAATGGATAGTAACATTGTAGAAAATCTTATTTGTGATGACTTCTTTGAAGTTCATTGTCTTAATTATCCCTATATTGTTAATAATCTCGATTTCTCCAAATATAAAAAAATTTATGTTATTGGTTGGTCCTTTGGTGTTTACTATGCTTCTAAATTTTTATTAGAAAATAATGAGTTAAACTGTTCATCTATAGCCATAAACGGTGTTCCATATATTATTGGTAAATATGGGATATCTTCAAAAATGTTTAGATTTACTCTAGAAACTCTTTCATTAGATAATTTAAAAAAATTCTATACTAATATGGAACTTCCTTTAGAGTATTTTTATAAAACTCCAAATTTAAACAAATTAAAAACAGAGTTAGAAAACATTCTTTATAGTTCTCCTAATACTCATTATACTTTTGATAAAGTTTTTCTTGGAGAATATGATCGAATCATTCCTTACTCAAAACAATTAAAGTTTTATGAAAAAGAGGCTAGTACTATCATTACCCTTCAATGTAGCCACTATCCTTTTAATGTTATAAAAAGTTGGAGGGATATCATTGGTAAAGAAAATGAATTTTGA
- a CDS encoding fructose-1,6-bisphosphatase: MNIKEEELKYLKLLAKNFPTIGETATEIINLEAILSLPKGTEHFISDIHGEYEAFNHVLKNCSGVIKEKIENIFINLLEKEKNQLATVIYYPKEKIELIQSLGIDMEEWYKRTIPRILEVLKVVSSKYTRSKVGKAMTKEFSYIIQELLYERAEEQNKKDYIEGIINTIIDIGRGKEFIINVSMLIQRLVVDTLHIVGDIYDRGPYPHKIMDKLMKYHNVDIQWGNHDILWVGAACGHGACIANAIRICLRYSNKEILEDGYGINLLPLATLAMEFYGDDLCSEFKPKTKDKSSDEELLSKMHKAISIIQFKLEGEVIKRNPTFNMEDRLLLHNLDNSYLTLDRDNLYNLNEREKEVVEGLMRSFKNSEKLQEHIKFLLEKGSVYLKKNSNLLFHGCMPLDEKGGFREVDIFGKKYSGKRLFERCDQLCREGYYDENNIQGKDFIWYLWCGKDSPLFGKDKMRTFERYFFSDKESHKENYDYYYEFSENKEVANRILKEFGILDEYSHIINGHVPVKVRKGETPIRAQGKLILIDGGFSKAYQSTTGIAGYTLIFNSHGKRLVCHKQFENIGDSVEKCLDFQSTTEIVDSKKERLKVRDTDIGKDLESQVKELKKLLFCYKMGIIKSI; this comes from the coding sequence ATGAATATAAAAGAGGAAGAATTAAAATACTTGAAACTTTTAGCTAAAAATTTTCCAACAATTGGTGAAACAGCCACAGAAATAATAAATTTAGAAGCAATTTTATCTTTACCAAAGGGAACTGAACATTTTATAAGTGATATACATGGGGAATATGAAGCTTTTAATCATGTTTTAAAAAACTGTTCAGGTGTAATTAAAGAAAAAATAGAAAATATATTTATAAATTTACTAGAAAAGGAAAAAAATCAATTGGCAACAGTAATATACTATCCTAAAGAAAAAATAGAGCTTATTCAATCTTTAGGTATAGATATGGAAGAGTGGTATAAAAGAACTATACCAAGAATATTAGAAGTTTTAAAAGTAGTTTCCTCTAAGTATACAAGATCAAAAGTAGGAAAGGCTATGACAAAAGAATTTTCCTATATCATTCAAGAGCTCTTATATGAACGAGCTGAAGAGCAAAATAAAAAGGACTACATAGAAGGTATTATAAATACGATAATAGATATTGGAAGAGGCAAAGAGTTTATAATAAATGTAAGTATGCTTATTCAAAGACTAGTTGTAGATACATTACACATAGTGGGGGATATTTATGATAGAGGACCATATCCACATAAAATAATGGATAAACTTATGAAATACCATAACGTGGATATTCAATGGGGAAATCATGATATACTGTGGGTAGGTGCAGCTTGTGGGCATGGAGCTTGTATAGCAAATGCTATTCGAATATGCTTAAGATACTCTAATAAAGAGATATTAGAAGATGGATATGGAATAAATTTATTACCTTTGGCAACATTAGCTATGGAATTTTATGGTGATGATTTATGTAGTGAGTTTAAACCAAAAACAAAAGATAAAAGTAGTGATGAAGAGTTACTTTCTAAAATGCATAAAGCTATATCAATTATTCAATTTAAGTTAGAGGGAGAAGTAATAAAAAGAAATCCAACATTTAATATGGAGGATAGACTTCTACTTCATAATTTGGATAACTCATATTTAACATTAGATAGAGATAATCTTTATAATTTAAATGAAAGAGAAAAAGAAGTAGTAGAAGGATTGATGAGAAGTTTTAAAAATAGTGAAAAACTTCAAGAGCACATAAAGTTTTTATTGGAAAAAGGAAGTGTATATTTAAAAAAGAACTCAAATTTATTATTTCATGGGTGTATGCCATTAGATGAAAAAGGTGGGTTTAGAGAGGTGGATATTTTTGGAAAAAAATATTCAGGAAAAAGATTGTTTGAAAGATGTGATCAGCTTTGTAGAGAGGGATATTATGATGAAAATAATATTCAAGGTAAAGATTTTATATGGTATCTTTGGTGTGGGAAAGATTCACCACTTTTTGGAAAAGATAAAATGAGAACTTTTGAAAGATATTTTTTTTCAGATAAAGAGAGTCATAAGGAGAATTATGATTATTATTATGAATTTTCTGAAAATAAAGAGGTTGCTAATAGAATATTAAAAGAGTTTGGAATATTAGATGAATATTCTCATATAATAAATGGTCATGTTCCAGTAAAGGTAAGAAAAGGTGAAACACCAATAAGAGCTCAAGGGAAATTAATACTAATAGATGGCGGATTTTCAAAAGCTTATCAATCTACAACAGGAATAGCAGGATATACTTTAATATTTAATTCTCATGGAAAGAGATTAGTTTGTCATAAACAATTTGAAAATATTGGAGATTCTGTAGAAAAATGTTTAGACTTTCAATCTACAACAGAGATTGTAGATAGTAAAAAAGAAAGATTAAAAGTAAGAGATACAGATATAGGAAAAGATTTGGAGAGTCAAGTTAAAGAACTAAAAAAGTTATTATTTTGTTATAAAATGGGAATAATAAAAAGTATATAA